The genomic region AAGGAGACAAGAATAAGTGCATTTttgtacatttatttattgcatACTTAATTAATCCTAATATCGAATAATTGAACTGATTTTTGCATTAATTACATCTTAACTCCATTTGAAATAGTATAATCACACTTTATTCCATCTAAATTTggaaattaaacttaaatccacttataaaatactttgatTATAATCGCACCCTACCCTCACGATTTTGGTACAAAAAGATCGATATCAGCAAAACTTATGTgaactttcaattttgttcCCCTTCCAAAGGTCGTTATACTCTAAAATACCTTcaggaatattttaaaacttatataacTAATGGTACGtaaataaatgcaataaaatattacttcaGAATTATAGTGGTTGGAGGTCGAGAAAGTAACATCTTTTTGTAGTTTTCTATCTTTGTAGGTTtgaagaaattacaaataactcattaattttaataacgGGTTCATTTCATTAGTCCTCATCaggtttttattcaattttggtGGTGAATTGACCAGAATgacattttgaattatgaattataattatatatatatttttaaaattttaaaaatatttttatggactacttaatattttatgcgaattatttatttttacccaCCCAGCCAAGAGTTGTGGGagttggagagagagagagaaatagaaagttgaaaagaaataaaaacgagaagttgaagagagagaaaaataattctgAATAAATAAGAACGTCAgatcataaaatttgaacaacaaaatgatgctcactaattatatagaggtatagataatattaaataacaataaaaactGAAGACACAAATATCTCTTACCTCATGCAAAATTACAGGTACACCCACAAGGGGCGTTTTTGGATAATGATGTTTCGAGATGTTTGTGTAAGCTTTTGTCCTAAAATAAAGGgcataattgtaattataactacatatcaaataatatatttataatattactgaaaataaaaactatttatgtatttgaaCTTAATGTGAAAGAGTTTGGCCGTAATTTGCCCTAAAAGCTGACAATCAATCATCACTTTATCACACTAATCTCCCTATTGAAGTTATTCTTTGTAGGATccacaaacaaaaacaaagaaaggaaagacTTGAGAAAGAGGCAAACCCTGTGTAGTTTTAGATCATCTTCATGTTTGTAATAAGGCCAACTGCACATGATTTTCGCTTAATCTCCGCTTTATATctgtttaattattatattttgaaataaatacaGTTATTTATCGTATTCTTAgagtattttatttcatgatataatttattgtaagtatatttaaatacGATTAATAAGATTTGGAATCATAAAATCATGATGCATTCACCATATGAATATATGGAGTGCACTTAGCTAGTATTTACGTATAAATAAATCGCattcttaataattttcaaacttatgagaaataagtttgaaaataaaatttatgtataaacgATGAATGAacacaaaataacaaaatattaaatatacatcAATATACAGATCGATTATATATACAGAATTAATTAGACAAATTCTAagttaaatcaatatatttttttaaaagtatgtaatttaaatagaCAACATTTGTACATAAATGGAATTCGGATTAAGAACATGGTTTTCAACCTTACATTTAAATTCAGAAAAGCACAATTAAACCttgaaaactaaattattacaCCATTTGACCTCTATagtaaacaagaaaatcttaattaaggattcttgaaattatgttTTACATTCAACTATTTCTAAATTGCAACACAACCATCGATACGTATACAAATCTTTATGTTGTTAATCACAATaatttctctcatttttaattgttgGACACGTAATATAACGATCTCACTGTAATTAAATTGCAACAAACTATTCTCCATTCTTgaaatcattacaaaaataaaattttttgtatacGAATCAACAAATACTCATCTGTTATATTGACCCTCCTGTAATTAAATCGCaatcaactattttttattcttgaaatcattataaaaacaaactttttgtatataaatgcACAATATTCATTTGTTATAACGATCCAACTGTAATTAAGTCGCAATCAACCATTCTTAATTCTTAAaatcatcataaaaataaatttttcgtatacgaatcaattaataattatatgcgTGACTGAAACACATCTACAACTTAAAAGAAAGTCGCGAGGTTAGGGAGAGTGGGGTTGAAGTTGGCGTTCGGGCAACAGCGATTATGGGTGAGTTTGCGAGTCTGACTAAGACCAACTTGTCGAACACCGGAAGACATCGGCCTTACGTTAATAGGACACATGACAGTTATTCttgttataatatatttggtactttttttttctttttgccctTTACTGCTTTCGTATTTGCGGATTGTAATTCCTTCAAGAAAACGCGGCTGTTTTATTCTATACTCAAACCCATATAAGAACGCCCTCATCACCACTTGTTTTCTAATTGTTTTGTGTAAACCCTAAGTAGAATTTGCCTAAAACTCTTCTTGAAGTCGAAATATACTCGATAAACTGAAACGGGTATTCCCTTTTCTTGCCCATTTGCCTTGAATCCCAGACTCGTTCAAGTTTTGCATATTCCTCTCCAGTCCTGTATTCTTGTCccagaatttcaagaaaattgagggtgtatatacatatatatatatatagttaaatagTCGCGCATTGTTGGTGGGGAGGAGATGGCGGGGAAGGGAAGAAGCGTGGTTCAAGAAAAGGATATGAATGAATATGGAGATGGGGTTGCATGGATTAGGGGTTCAATGATAGGGAAAGGGGGTTTTGGGTGTGTTTATCTTGCAACTCTGAGGAATCCCAGATCAAAATACAGCTGCTTGCCGCCTGTGATGGCTGTGAAATCAGCGGAGGTTTCTGTGTCGGGTTCAATTCAGAAGGAGAGGGAGGTTTTGAGCAATTTGAAAGGGtgttgtaatataattaggtGTTTTGGTGAGGAGACAACTGTGGGTGACAATGGTGTGATGGTGTATAATTTGTTGTTGGAATATGGTTCTGGCGGGACTTTGGCGGATAGGATCAAGAAATCGGGGGGCGACGGCTTGCCGGAATTTGAGGTTAGGGTGTATGCTAAGTCTATTCTTCGAGGTTTGAATTATATTCATGGCAATGGTTATGTTCATTGTGATCTGAAGCCTGACAATATTTTGCTCGTTCGGAATGCTGCAAGAGAGGGCAGTGGTGAGTTCAGGGCGAAAATTGGCGATTTTGGATTGGCGAAGAGGGCTAAACAGTCCAAGAAGAGGAAATTGGAGGCCTATTGGAGGGGTACTCCGATGTACTTGTCACCCGAGGCTGTGATTGATAATGTGCAGGACGCACCGTGTGATGTTTGGGCGCTCGGGTGTATCGTGCTTGAGATGTTAACGGGGAAGCCTCCATGGGATGGGAACAAAGAGCTGAAAGCTGAGGAGGTTCTGAGCAAGATTGGAGCAGGGCATGAGTTGCCGAAAATCCCAAATGGGATATCAAAGGAGGCAAGGGATTTCTTGAAGGGTTGTTTCGTGAGGAAGTCCATGTATAGATTGACTTCTGAAATGCTGCTGAATCATCCGTTCGTTGAAGGCTTGGATGACGATGATGCAGTTGCTGAAATGGAGGATGTTGAAGACTTGAACAAGATAGAATCCATCGCGTCGGTATCTGACAGTGATGACGAGTTAAGTTGTGGCTTGCTTCCGGGCGAGTGGGGCGATGCGTCTGAGGATGATTCATTTTATTACTGGTCTGATGAGGATGTGGATGACGAGGAAGATGAAATTGTATCCATTTCAGCTGAAGGAGAAGAAGAGTCTGAAGGTGACGAAATTAAAGATGTCATGGGCTCAAGCAGTGCTGATGCCGGTCTCGATCAGTCAAATGAGATGTCAAAACAGATTTCTTCACAGAGCTTGCCAAAAAGACAACAACATTATCCTTTTAGTTTAACCATTCCTGCAGGAATCTAGGAATTGGTTCTAGGTTATGGAGTCAATTTGGGTAGTGAGAAATAGAGTTGATTCTCCTTACCTGTAGGTAGTTCAGTAGATTATTTACGGGCAAGAAACCGaccaaaaattttgataatagaTTGATTCTTTTTCTGTAAATTGCTGTAGATTTTCCTGCTATTGAAGGATTCTAAAGTTCATGAAAATGTTCTTATGTGATCATACATCCGCGCTACGCTTAAGCATCATTTGCCAGATTCATTTCCATTAGTCTGACGCTTTAACTCTTTATTCTGCTCTACCGTTTCTTGTTCTGATGTGTTGCTTGAGCTGGTATATTATACCTCTGTGCTCGACGTCGTTAATCCTACTGCTTTTAACTCTGGCATTATGTTGTCAAGAAACCTGTGCAATCTTATTAAGACGGAAGCAGTCGTGCATTAACGATTCCGTTCTTCATGTTCAGCTCAACGGACCATCTCCTCTACGTCTTTGACGTCTGCCAGCTACAACTATATTTGCGATATCTTGTTTGTACTACCTCAAAATCAGGAAAGAACTAATTCAAGGAGTTAATAATGTCAAAATACACTAATGCTTATCAGAAAAAAACAGgtaaaacattaattttgcACGATCAATCATGGAATAAAATTCTGTCTCACTGATTCTTACTATATCTGTTTTCATCGATCTGATGCTTTTCTTATTCCCTGTTATCACCTCAGCGTCCAGATTACTTCAAGGATTTTCTGTTGCTTGAACATGGACAGCAGCAAGTCATATTGTAATATATACCTTACTTCATGTGAAGACAACCTCTTTCTGAGCTGACAAGAATGATCTGTTTTTGATGCATCAAAAAGTTCGATGTAAATGGTAAGTTTAACTTACTGGTCACTGTCATGATTCTGTATCAGAGACTATAATCATATCGACGATGATGCATGAGTTTCCGCGACAATTTTTATTCCATCAACATATGCAAGGCCTTTAGCAGAATAAGGATTTCTGAGATTCAAATGTGAGAAAATGCTAGTCTAGTATGGTTCTGACATACAGTTAATGATGCCTTAATGAGTAGACCTTCATCTCTGTTAAATAACATCGACAGGTTGCTGAAACTAATGTCATGTTTTAGTACTTGAAATACACCGAGTACAAGAAAAGCCATTTTGTCTGAGTTGACAACAACTGATGACGGAGCAACACAACCATTACACCACAAGTTCCACAAGGTATGTTCTAAAGAAAGAAGATGTTCTTTCATATGTTTATTTTCGCTATAATCTTCTGTTACTCTTCATCGACCCAGTCGCGTACTAATCTACCACCCTCATCCCATAAGCATCCACCATCAGCTTCTCCGGCAGCACAAGTTCAGATGCTACTGCGCAGTTTTACACACAGCTGTAAGTTCATCACACTAACTTTCAGACAGTTGATTATCCTTtccatccaagaatttgaACTACATAgcaattacttttataaagaTCAGGACATAATCTTCAGAAAATCTTACAATCAGGTGAAAACATAGTTTTAGTACTTAAACCTGAAGGAACTTGCAGTAGCACAAGGTGGCACATGACCAAACATTGATTTGTATGAATGTGCACAAAGAGGTAATAAGTTTATGTTATATATGTTCCTAAAACTTGGGACATATGAATAATCCATAATCTCAAATCTTGATCTGAATCTACCAAGTGACAAGGCCAAGTAGATTTGGGTCGGCCCTTCATTTACAACTCGACCAGAATATTCACATACAATGCAAACTATTTACACCGAGTTTAGTTCGGCCAAATCTAATTGATAGTAAAAAGTTTAATATgtaatcaaagaaatttaaccaaaaactaaatatctatatataaagaaaatgactttagacattaattaaaattttattaatttactcaaaaaatatttacacatCAGCAGTGTAAGAATTTAGGTTTGATGCATATAGTAAGTTTGGAGTTTAACTAG from Sesamum indicum cultivar Zhongzhi No. 13 linkage group LG3, S_indicum_v1.0, whole genome shotgun sequence harbors:
- the LOC105158295 gene encoding mitogen-activated protein kinase kinase kinase 2-like; the protein is MAGKGRSVVQEKDMNEYGDGVAWIRGSMIGKGGFGCVYLATLRNPRSKYSCLPPVMAVKSAEVSVSGSIQKEREVLSNLKGCCNIIRCFGEETTVGDNGVMVYNLLLEYGSGGTLADRIKKSGGDGLPEFEVRVYAKSILRGLNYIHGNGYVHCDLKPDNILLVRNAAREGSGEFRAKIGDFGLAKRAKQSKKRKLEAYWRGTPMYLSPEAVIDNVQDAPCDVWALGCIVLEMLTGKPPWDGNKELKAEEVLSKIGAGHELPKIPNGISKEARDFLKGCFVRKSMYRLTSEMLLNHPFVEGLDDDDAVAEMEDVEDLNKIESIASVSDSDDELSCGLLPGEWGDASEDDSFYYWSDEDVDDEEDEIVSISAEGEEESEGDEIKDVMGSSSADAGLDQSNEMSKQISSQSLPKRQQHYPFSLTIPAGI